The sequence below is a genomic window from Planctomycetota bacterium.
GACGACCGTGCCGGGCTTGCTCGATGACGCTGGCGACGTGGTCCCGCAAGTGAGCGACCTTGCCGATGCACGACGCTGGTGCCGAAGCGACGTTTCCACCGGCGGCACCGGCGGCATGACCAGCAAGCTCGACGCGGCCGAACTGGTCACGGCCGCAGGTGAGCGGATGGTCCTCGCCGACGGCCGAAGCCCCGACGCATTACTTCGCGCGGTCGCGGGCGAATCGGTCGGCACCACCTTCTTGCCGAAGGAGGAGCCGAAACTCCGAGCACGACTCCGCTGGGTTCAACACGCCACGACATCAGGCCGACTCGTGCTCGACGACGGCGCCGTGCAAGCGCTTTCGAAGCGACCGGCGTCGCTGCTGCCGGCCGGGGTGACGAGCGTCGAAGGCGACTTCTGCCGCGGCGACGTCGTGGAGCTGGTCACCGTCGACGGCACCAAGTTCGCCCGAGGCGTCGCTGCGCATCACGCGTCGACCTGCCGACACCTTGCCGGCAAGCGATCGAGCGACCTGAGGGACGAGTTCGGCGAAGGGTTCCAGGCCGAACTGGTCCATCGCGATCAGCTTCTGTTGCTGCGTGATTAGACTGGCGTAGTGGCACAAGCACCCGTTGTCGGCGTCATCATGGGCAGCGTCTCCGACTGGGAGACGATGCAGCACGCGTGCGACACGCTCGCGGAGTTGGGCGTCGCTTTCGAAAAGAAGGTCGTCAGTGCCCATCGGACGCCGGACCTGCTCTTCGACTACGCCTCGACAGCGCGCGATCGCGGACTGAAGGTGATCATTGCCGGAGCCGGCGGAGCGGCGCACCTCCCCGGCATGGCGGCCGCGAAGACAACGCTGCCGGTGCTGGGCGTGCCGGTGCAGAGTCGCGTCTTGAGTGGTGTCGATTCGCTGCTGAGCATCGTCCAGATGCCCGCGGGCGTGCCGACGGCGACGTTCGCGATCGGCAAGGCCGGTGCGATCAACGCGGCGTTGTTCGCTGCGTCGATCCTCGCCACGAGCGACGACGAACTGCGCCAGCGGCTCGACCAGCATCGCGATGAGCAACGCGATGCAGTCCTCGCGATGGAGCTTCCGTCCTAGGTCGCGTCGCCGACTTTACGAGTCGAGCTGCATGACGAAGTCGCGGTACGCCCGCTCGTGTTCGACACGTTGCGACTCAAACTCCTCGCGCTGCTCGCGAAGATTCTCGATCTGCGTCTCCTGCTCGTCGAGCTTGCGAAGCAACCGCTTGTAGTAGTCGCTGGTGCGATCGACCGAGCCCATGTTGCGGCGGATTCGATCTTGCTCCTCGGCGATCGACTGCAAGTCGGAATCAACCGCGTCGATCTGCTCCGATGTGCGGCGAACCGCACGCAGCAGTTCGGCTGCGTCTGCGAGTTCCTGTCGCAAGTCTTCCGGCAACCCGCCACCTTCGACGAATCGGAGCAGTTCGTCGGGTCGGTCGACATCGATGAGCCGGGTCTGCGAGTCCATCGATTGCACGGTCACAATCGCGACGTCCCGTTGCCCCGGCTCGACCTCAACGCGGAATCGGCCGGTGCCATCCGGGGTCGTTTCATATGGCTGGACGTCGCCCTCGACCGTTGCGTCGCCGAGCGCATGCAGGAGAACAACTGACTTCGCCTTGTCGTCCTTGTTGTTGATCTTGTACAGCGTTTCGGAGCGAAACGCGCGGGTCACCGTAAGGACGCCTTCGCTGATGGAGCCGGTCGTGACACGGAGGTTGTTCCGAGAGCGATCGACCGAAACGAGCACCTCGAGGTCGACGCCGAAAGCGATGAGCCGCTCCTGCCCGCCCGGCACGTCGTCGAGCCGACCTTCGCCCGCGTAACCGTCCGAGTCGTAGATCGTGACCGGCCCGGCCGGCAGGTGCTGATCCGTCGTGTTCTCGAACAGCACGGCCGTCAACGGGTTCGGAAGATCGAGAGATTCGTCAAAGAGGCTGACGCGTTGCGCGCTGACACTGGATGCGACAATCGGAATCATCGCACTGCTCTGCCGAGCGATGTCGACGTCGTCGATGCGGAACTCGAACAGAGCACCGCGGTCGAGACTGGTTCCAGAGGGATTGAGAGTCATCAGCATTGCTAGGTCGTTCGGAGCTTCGTCGAGCGTGCCGTCATTCCCGCCCATGCCTCCGCCACCGAATCCACCGCGGGCACGACGTGAAAGAGCGGCTTCCGACGCTGGCATCGGCTGCCCCGGAGATGCCGTTTCGATGCCCCCGCCATACGCCTTGGGTCGAACCGAAGGCGGCTTCGGCACCTCGACCGTCGGCCGCTCGGCGAAGATCGGCTCGCTCAGAGGCATCGCAAAGCTGATCGGCCGGCCGCTGACGAGGCCGAGGCTGACGCCCTGCCAGTCGAAGTCGGTCTGATTCTCCACGATCGCCCAGCCCTGCACCGCTGGCTCATCGCCGAGGAGCAGGCGATAGCTGGTCTTCCAGATCGGCGTCTCGACGATGTACCCCAGCCGCACGTCGCGCTCGGCCTCGCCATTGAAGGCGAAGTCGATGCTCCGCTTGTCCGTATCGCGCGATACTGCCACGGCTTCAAGCGCGGCTGCAAGGTCTTGGCGAAGCGCCTCGTCCTCGATCTCGAAGTTGACGACGTCAGCCAAGTCGACGCTGACCAGGCCCGTGCCGCTGAACAGCGTGACAAACGTCCGCTCAACTGTCGCACCTTCGTCAGCAACAGGTCGCTTCTCCACGCCGACAACGGTGCCGTTGATCGGATCGACCTCGTCGGTCGTGACCGACACGCGTGCACCTTTGAGCTGCGTCAGCAATGACGCCAGAGACGGCGAACGCGACAGGTCGATGCGGAAAGACTGAAGTTGCCGATCCAGCGGCCCGGCCGCGGCATAGCCGACGCGCTCGATCGTCCCGCCGCCGAGATCCTGCACGACGAGGCTCTTGAGCAGGTCATC
It includes:
- the purE gene encoding 5-(carboxyamino)imidazole ribonucleotide mutase; protein product: MGSVSDWETMQHACDTLAELGVAFEKKVVSAHRTPDLLFDYASTARDRGLKVIIAGAGGAAHLPGMAAAKTTLPVLGVPVQSRVLSGVDSLLSIVQMPAGVPTATFAIGKAGAINAALFAASILATSDDELRQRLDQHRDEQRDAVLAMELPS
- the proB gene encoding glutamate 5-kinase, which translates into the protein MPRVIVAKLGTALVTGPAGGIDVDVLDSVARQTAELFSQNRRVAIVSSGAVGAGVKALGMSGRPRDLPRLQAAAAAGQPLLAAAWAKSLDAAGLKTGQVLLTREDVDDRPRFLNVRNTIAALWHAGAVPIVNENDAVSTAELAAGTSDGADSFGDNDRLAAVMSAALSAELLVLLTTVPGLLDDAGDVVPQVSDLADARRWCRSDVSTGGTGGMTSKLDAAELVTAAGERMVLADGRSPDALLRAVAGESVGTTFLPKEEPKLRARLRWVQHATTSGRLVLDDGAVQALSKRPASLLPAGVTSVEGDFCRGDVVELVTVDGTKFARGVAAHHASTCRHLAGKRSSDLRDEFGEGFQAELVHRDQLLLLRD